The Nitrososphaerota archaeon DNA window AGCGTTGGTGTGTTCTGTGTAAGCGACGCTCTATCAACATATTCACGCAGCGAGACATATGAGCATCCTCTCGACGGATATGATAATCTGAAGAGCGTTTCTATCGCGCTCTTAGCTAGGCTGCTTGAAGAGGAGAAGATAAAGATCAGGAGGGTGGGTGTTAGGGTTTCTGATCTCGTCAAGAAGCGCGGTCAGAGGACGCTCTATGAATACCTAACCTCTACGGCTGAGTGATCTTTATCGCTTGAACGGGGCACTGAGTTTCACAAGCCAAGCAGAAGATGCAGTCCTGCTCCCTCACCGGGTCAGACTTATCTGTCCTATATTTTTCGTGCAACTCACCTTCAAGAGGCCACTTATCCTTCCCTGTACCAGCCTGACCCTCGTTTAGAGCCCACTCAAAGACGTTGACTGGGCAAACATCCATGCAGATGCCGTCGGCGATGCAGCAGTCCCAGTCTACAGCCACCTGTGTGCCGTGTATGCCCAGCTTTGTGGGGTAGGGTTTGCCGTCTCCATCCA harbors:
- a CDS encoding ferredoxin family protein translates to MVREVDFKPKPIDADFLKKVDEYPITGEHKGHKVRAEGKQRLDGDGKPYPTKLGIHGTQVAVDWDCCIADGICMDVCPVNVFEWALNEGQAGTGKDKWPLEGELHEKYRTDKSDPVREQDCIFCLACETQCPVQAIKITQP